The nucleotide window GGATAAGCGCATTAACAAGAGCCTCTGTCACAGCTCGTTCAGCATAATCCGGCTTGTCTACACGATACTGTGCCTTTTTGACAAAACGGACTTTGGAATTATTGCGAATAAATTCACTGCCGCTGTTCAGTAAATAAATCAAATTTCCCTCGTATTCTTTATCGTCCAGCGCATCATCAAAGATAGAGCCTTTTTCCAAGCCATTCCACCGGGTACAGAACATACGGGAGTTATAAACCGTGTGCTGATCGGTCATGAGTTTTCCGGCATTGGTCAGGAGTCCATTTTTATCAGTCAAACCAAAGGAAACATAATCGGATGGCTCAAAGCGGAGACCGGTCCGTTCCAGATAGGTTGCTTCCAGAAGTGTAAAGCTGTAATCCTTTTTTACCGCGTCTGTTGTTAGGGTATCAAAGGACTGATTGGTTCCCTTTAAGATCAGTTCATTCACAATGTAATCAGGGGCAATTACGCTTTCATTTCCAACACGGATATATGCTTCCATCACGCCGTCTGCCTTGTAATAATATGGAGTGCTGCGGCCGGGAGAAACCTCCAGAGCTAATAGATTTTTACCATCTTCCTGTAATGGTTTTAAGATGAACTGCGGTAATGGTGTGATTCGTTCTTTGATTAAGCGGCTGATCGCTTCAGCATCCTTTTGAACATCTGACAAGCCGATAGGCTCCCGGTCATCAGAGACTCCGAAAAACAGAGTGCCGCCGATCCCATTGGAAAAGGCACTGACACTTTTTAACCAGCTTTTTGGCTTTTTTGTTTCGAGAGCAACTTTGAAATCACATTCCGTTGCTTCGGCAATGAGCTGTTCTATCATAAAATCCCTCCTTTGAGGTTGTAGAATGTTCTTTTTTATTATACCCAGCGGAGAAAGTTATTGCAACGATAGAAGCAAAGAGTTCAGCGAAAAAATATTTATGAGAGGAGGGCCTTCTATTATGGCAACTACAAGAATCATGCCGCTTCATGTTGGCAAGGGTCGCACAGAAAGTCGGGCAATCAGTGACATCATCGACTATGTAGCAAATCCACAGAAAACAGATAACGGCAAGCTCATTACCGGCTATGCGTGTGACAGCCGGACTGCGGATGCAGAGTTCCTTCTGGCAAAGCGGCAGTACATTGCCGCTACCGGACGAGTGCGCGGTGCAGATGACGTGATTGCCTATCATGTGCGCCAGTCCTTCCGCCCCGGCGAGATTACTCCGGAAGAAGCTAACCGGCTGGGTGTGGAATTTGCCAAGCGATTTACCAAAGGCAATCATGCCTTTGTGGTCTGCACTCACATAGACAAGTCGCACATTCATAATCACATTATCTGGTCATCGGTTAGCTTAGAATATGACCGGAAATTCCGAAACTTTTGGGGCAGCACCAAGGCGGTTCGCCGGTTAAGTGATACAATCTGCATTGAAAACGGACTGTCCATTGTAGAGAATCCGAAACCTCACGGAAAAAGCTATAACAAGTGGCTGGGAGATCAGGCAAAGCCCTCTCATCGAGAGCTGCTGCGTGTGGCGATTGACAACGCATTATCACAAAGTCCTGCTGACTTTGAAGAACTGCTGAAGCTGTTGCAAGAGTATGGTTGTGAAGTCTCAAAGTGCGGAAAATCGTATCGACTGAAACTCTCTGGTTGGGAGAAAGCCGCCCGCATGGACAGTCTGGGCGAAGGATATGGATTGGAAGATTTGCGGGCAGTTCTCTCCGGGAAGAAAGCACATACCCCGCGAAAGAAAACAGTCACACAGGCAGAGCCGCCAAAGATCAATCTGCTGGTGGACATTCAGGCAAAATTGCAGGCTGGAAAAGGCGCTGGCTATGCTCGATGGGCTAAGGTGTTCAACCTCAAGCAGATGGCGCAGACCATGAATTACCTGTCAGAGCACAACCTGCTGGAGTATGCGGTTTTGGAAGAAAAGGCTGCGGCTGCCACGGCACATCACAATGAACTTTCGGCGCAGATCAAAGCGGCTGAAAAGCGCATGGCAGAGATCGCTGTTCTGCGTACTCACATCGTAAATTATGCCAAGACCCGTGAGGTCTATGTGGCATACCGCAAGGCGGGTTACTCTAAGAAATTCAGGGAAGAACATGAGGAAGAAATTCTGCTCCACCAGGCTGCTAAGAATGCCTTTGATGAGATGGGCGTCAAGAAGCTGCCCAAGGTCAAAGAGTTGCAGACAGAGTACGCGAAATTGTTGGAAGAAAAGAAAAAGACCTATGCCGAGTATCGGCATTCCCGTGAGGAAATGCGAGAACTTTTAACGGCAAAGGCCAATGTGGATCGGGTCCTGAAAATGGAGGTAGAACAGGATGTTGAAAAAGAAAAAGACCACGGCCAGCGGTAAGCTGGTCCTGGTCAAAAGCGTTCGCAGAACGCGTAGCCACAGAATAAAATTCTGTGTTCAAAGGGGCTTGGGGGCGCTGCCCTCAACAAGCAAGCGGAGAGGAAAATCACAAAGGGATTTTCTTCTCTGCGGGTCGGTGTGTATTAACACCGGCATTGCTTGCCTCTTTTCTCCGAAAATGAAAAGAACCAGTGAGAGAATCGTTAAATTTCACTCACTGGCTCAATTCGTTTCAAATTTCTCGGATAACTCTGTCAGTTCCTTCACCGTTTCTTGGGTGTGATGCAGCAGGGTGTCACGCATTTCTGGCGGACAGCTGGAATAAAGCATTTTCATCTGATTGACACCCTCATCCTCCAGAGAAACATCTGGATTTATAAGCGTATCTAAAGAGATGTGCAGGACCTTTGCCAATGCTCTCAAAATCAAATAGGACGGGTTCATTTTCCCTTTTTCGATATTGGCAATTTGCTTTACAGAAACATGGCTTAGATCGGAAAGTTCCTGTTGTGTCAGTTCTTTATTCTTTCGGGCTTCCCGCATTTTTTGCCCTAAAGCAGTTAAATCATCAATCGGCATAATCGTTCACCTCAAATATATTTTATCGTTCCGATTTGCACAAAGGAATAACCTTATTGTGCTTGAGAAC belongs to Qiania dongpingensis and includes:
- a CDS encoding helix-turn-helix domain-containing protein gives rise to the protein MPIDDLTALGQKMREARKNKELTQQELSDLSHVSVKQIANIEKGKMNPSYLILRALAKVLHISLDTLINPDVSLEDEGVNQMKMLYSSCPPEMRDTLLHHTQETVKELTELSEKFETN
- a CDS encoding ATP-binding protein encodes the protein MIEQLIAEATECDFKVALETKKPKSWLKSVSAFSNGIGGTLFFGVSDDREPIGLSDVQKDAEAISRLIKERITPLPQFILKPLQEDGKNLLALEVSPGRSTPYYYKADGVMEAYIRVGNESVIAPDYIVNELILKGTNQSFDTLTTDAVKKDYSFTLLEATYLERTGLRFEPSDYVSFGLTDKNGLLTNAGKLMTDQHTVYNSRMFCTRWNGLEKGSIFDDALDDKEYEGNLIYLLNSGSEFIRNNSKVRFVKKAQYRVDKPDYAERAVTEALVNALIHRDYIVLGSEIHIDMFDDRVEITSPGGMFGGGSIQEYDIYSIRSMRRNPVIADLFHRMKYMERRGSGLRKIVSETEKLPGYTAAYKPEFSSTATDFRVILKNVNYNLEDDTHQVIHQVTHQDIELSTVSKQILAFCTTPKSKKELAVFCGFKDLRNFTLKHINPLLESGQLEMTIPDKPKSRNQKYITVRSE
- a CDS encoding relaxase/mobilization nuclease domain-containing protein, which gives rise to MATTRIMPLHVGKGRTESRAISDIIDYVANPQKTDNGKLITGYACDSRTADAEFLLAKRQYIAATGRVRGADDVIAYHVRQSFRPGEITPEEANRLGVEFAKRFTKGNHAFVVCTHIDKSHIHNHIIWSSVSLEYDRKFRNFWGSTKAVRRLSDTICIENGLSIVENPKPHGKSYNKWLGDQAKPSHRELLRVAIDNALSQSPADFEELLKLLQEYGCEVSKCGKSYRLKLSGWEKAARMDSLGEGYGLEDLRAVLSGKKAHTPRKKTVTQAEPPKINLLVDIQAKLQAGKGAGYARWAKVFNLKQMAQTMNYLSEHNLLEYAVLEEKAAAATAHHNELSAQIKAAEKRMAEIAVLRTHIVNYAKTREVYVAYRKAGYSKKFREEHEEEILLHQAAKNAFDEMGVKKLPKVKELQTEYAKLLEEKKKTYAEYRHSREEMRELLTAKANVDRVLKMEVEQDVEKEKDHGQR